The Chitinophagales bacterium genomic sequence CATATTGCCTTTGCCGGCGATGGCGATTTCCCCAAACAACCTAATCCTCCCAGGTTGGTAAATGATTTTGCCGGCATGATGAGTCCGGGTGAGGCACAACAACTGGAAGCAAAGCTGGAAGATTATGCGAAAACATCATCTACACAGATAACGGTTGTTACCATAAAAAACCTGGGCGGGTATGATGTAGCGCAGTATGCTACTGAACTGGGCCAAAGATGGGGCGTGGGCCAAAAAGGCAAGGACAATGGTGTAGTTATCCTGGCATCGAAAGAAGACAGGAAAGTCAACATATCGTCAGGATATGGTCTTGAAGGCGCTTTAACAGACATTATATGCGGGCGTATTATCCGCAACGAGATAGTGCCCCAATTTAAACAAGGAGACTTTTACGGCGGTTTTAATAAGGCTGCCGATGCCATAATACTGGCCACTAAGGGAGAATACAAGGCGGAAGTTGACTACAACCACGGCAAAGAAAAAGTACCCCCACTGGTAACCATACTGTTCATTATCATCATTGTTATCATTGTATTTGCCATAAGCAAAGGCGGCGGAGGCAACAACCGTGGCGGTGGCTATATGAGCGGACGCGGGTATGGCGACATTGCTACAGGCATGCTGTTGGGCGAATTGCTGGGCGGTGGCCGGCACCGTGGAGGTGGATTTGGTGGTGGATTTGGCGGAGGCCGCAGTGGTGGTGGATTTGGCGGTTTCGGCGGCGGTGGATTCGGTGGCGGTGGCGCCAGTGGAAGCTGGTAATACGTTACACAGAAAAACGAACTAAAACAATAAGGGCTACTCAATGAGTAGCCCTTAAATATTTCGGAATAAATAAGCTGATTAAGCTTCTTTGTTCTCTTCGTTGTTTTCTTCCTGTACAGGAGCTTCTTCAACTGCAGGTGTTTCTTCAACTACAGCTTCTGCCTTTGGCTCTTCAGCAACTGTTTCTGCTGGTGCAGCAGCAGGAGCAGCTTTCTTAGCACTGCTACGACGGCTACGACGAGTTTTCTTAGCTGCATCATCAGCACCTTTCTTGTAGATCTCGTTGAAGTCAACCAGCTCTATCATTGCCATATCAGCGGCATCACCCATACGGCGAGGCAACTTGATGATACGTGTGTAACCACCGGGACGGTTAGCTACTTTGTCACCAATTACGCCAAACAGTTCTTTAACAGCTTCTTTGTCCTGCAGGTGGCCAAAAACCACGCGGCGGTTGTGCATAGAATCTACCTTAGAACGGGTAATGATAGGCTCTGCATATACACGCAATGCTTTTGCTTTTGCCAATGTTGTAACGATACGTTTGTGCTCGATCAACTGGCTGGTCAGGTTCTGCATTAATGCTACCCTGTGGGCCTTCTTACGGCCAAGATTGTTCACTTTATCTCCGTGACGCATGACTGTTGTTTTTTGAGTTTCCCCCGCACCGTGTCAAGGAGTTACGGGGTACATTGTTAATTAAAAAAGATAAAAGTCACCCCGCAAATGCGGGATGACTTTTGAATTATTTATTAGTCGCTACTGCGAACGTATTTGCTGATATCCATACCGAAGTGCAGACCACGCTCACCCAGTACCTGCTCTATCTCAGACAGTGATTTCTGACCGAAGTTACGGAACTTCATCAGCTCTTCCTGTGTGTACTGAACCAGCTCGCTCAGAGAGTTGATCTTAGCAGCCTTCAGACAGTTGAACGCACGTACAGAAAGCTCCAGGTCTTCCAGTGGTGTATTCAGGGTCTTACGTACCTGCAGTGTCTCTTCGTCTACAACCGCTTCTTTCTCTTCGCGTTTAGTATCCAGGCTGATGTTCTCATCTGTGATGATCATCAGGTGCTGGATCAGGATACGAGAGGCTTCTTTCACAGCCTCTTCAGGGTGAATAGTACCATCGGTAACTACTTCCATGATCAGCTTTTCAAAGTCTGTACGCTGTTCAACACGTGTATTTTCAATCGTATATTTTACGTTTTTGATCGGCGTGTAGATAGAGTCGATAGCGATGTAACCGAGAGGTGCATCTTCCATACGGTTCTCTTCAGCAGGAACATAACCACGTCCTTTACCGATCTGCAATTCTATCTGGAAATTGATGCTCGGCTCCATGCTGCAGATAACCAACTCAGGGTTCATCACCTCAAAGTTTGGCAGTGCTTCACCTATCATACCGGCAGTAAATGTATCCTGGCCTTTGATGTTCAGCTCTACCCTGTCAGTAGCTATGTCGTCTTCCACTGATTTTTTCAACCTTACCTGCTTCAGGTTCAGGATGATCTCAGTTACGTCTTCAAGCACGCCTTTTATAGTAGCAAACTCATGGTCGGCACCGGCAAGCTTTATACCTGTGATGGCATAACCTTCAAGCGAAGAAAGTAATACGCGGCGCAGTGCGTTACCAATAGTAACACCATAACCAGGCTCTAATGGGCGAAACTCAAATTGGGCTTCGAAATCTGTTGCTTTCTGAAGAACAATTTTATCCGGCTTCTGGAAGTTCAATATGGCCATATTGATATTTTATTATTTAACTTTTTTATTTAATAAACAGGGTATGATTCATACTGCCTGTACATAACTATAGCCCATACGCGAGTATGGGCTTATTATTATTTAGAGTACAACTCGACGATCAGCTGTTCCTTGATGTTCTCAGGTACGCTCTCACGCTCAGGATGAGCCAGGTAAGTACCTTTGAATTGCTTCTCATCAAAATCTACCCAGTTTATCTTTGGATTCTTTGAACCTACTTGCGCCATCAGGTCGGTATTAACCCTTGATTTTGGTTTCACTTCAATAACATCACCCGGTTTCAGGCGGTAAGAAGGTATATTCACGATATTACCGTTTACCATGATGTGCTTGTGAGATACCAGCTGACGAGCAGCAGGACGTGTAGGTGCAATACCCATACGGTATACTGTGTTGTCCAGGCGAGATTCCAGCAACTTGATCAGGTTCTCACTGGTCGCACCTTTCAGGCGGTTAGCCTCGGTATAGATGTTACGGAATTGCTTTTCCAATACACCATAAGTGTATTTAGCCTTTTGCTTTTCTTTCAGCTGGATTGAATACTCACTTGCAGATTTGCGCTTGCGAGAATTACCATGCTGTCCCGGGGGAAAGCTGTTTTTGTCCAGGCTCTTGCCTGATCCCAGGATGGGCTCACCGAATATACGGCAAATTCTGTTTTTTGGTCCTGTGTAACGTGCCATTACGATTTTTTAGTTTTTACTGCTGCGTCTCATATAAAAATCGTAAAAGCCGATCCGCAACAGCATGTTATTAATAAAAATAGTTTCAAATATTATACGCGACGCTTTTTAGGCGGGCGGCAACCATTGTGTGGCAATGGAGTAACGTCTTTGATAGATACAACCTCAATACCTGAGTTAGCTATAGAACGGATAGCGCCTTCGCGGCCTGAACCCGGTCCTTTTACTATTACATCCGCCCTTTTCATACCAGCGTCAATAGCTACTTTAGCACAATCCTGTGCTGCCATTTGTGCTGCGTATGGAGTGTTCTTTTTAGAACCACGGAAACCCATTTTACCGGCAGAAGACCATGAAATAACCTGGCCACTCTTGTTGGTAATGCTGATAATGATGTTGTTGAATGTAGCATTTACGTGAACATCACCATGTGCGTCCACTTTTACTACGCGCTTTTTAGCTGCAACTTTTGCTCCCTTTTGGGTAGATTGTGCTTTTGCCATTTTACTTTTAAATAAAGGTAGTCTGATATAACAAAAACCGGTATTACCCGGCTTTCCGCCATTCCTCCCCGCTGCACCTCAACGGATCCGGCAATGGCAGAAATATTATTTTTTCGGTGCTTTCTTTTTACCTGCAACGGTTTTACGCTTGCCCTTACGGGTACGGCTGTTGGTACGGGTACGTTGTCCACGCAATGGTAAACCTTTACGATGACGTAATCCGCGATAACATGCGATATCCATCAGGCGCTTGATGTTCATCTGAACTTCAGAACGCAATTGTCCTTCTACTTTAAACTCACCGGTGATGATGTTACGGATAGCAGCTTGCTCATCGTCGTTCCACTCAGCAGCTTTCTTATCGTAATCTATCTCAGCTTTGTCCAGTATATACTGGGCTGTGCTACGGCCAATACCATAGATGTAAGTGAGCGCTATCTCACCACGTTTGTTTTTCGGAAGGTCAATACCAGCTATACGAGCCATGTATGTCTATTATTATTTATTTAAAATACGTTTTCTGTTATTATCCCTGGCGTTGTTTAAAACGAGGGTTCTTTTTGTTGATAATATACAATCTGCCTTTGCGACGTACTATCTTACAATCTGCACTACGCTTTTTGATTGAAGCTCTAACCTTCATGAGTTTGGTTATTTTAAAATTTATATTTTATTTATAACGATATATAATACGGCCTCTTGACAGATCATAAGGACTCATTTCCACTCCTACTTTGTCGCCGGGAAGAATACGGATATAGTGCATCCTCATTTTACCGGAGATAGTTGCTAATATTTCGTGTTCATTTTCGAGACGCACGCGAAACATTGCATTTGACAAAGCTTCTACGATCACTCCATCCTGTTTAATTAAAGACTGTTTGGCCATATTATTAAAGGACTGCAAAGGTATGTGCTTTTTTTAATTCATCCAAATAATTATAACACAACATTCATACAGAATGCTGTATTTCATCGTGGATACTCATTTACGTTGTATAACTATAATTATCAACGAATTACACATATACCATTACTCTACCCTACCGGTTCAACAGTAAGGCTCACGGCCCAATGGTGCAAAGAAGGGAATTGCTCATCTATCAGGTCGTGCGGCAGATCGTAAGCTTTATGGGTAGAAGTGAGAAATACTGTACGCATCCCGGCCTTCTTACCAAATTCCATATCGCTTAGGTTGTTACCTACCATGATACTGCGTTTGAGGTCTATTTCCGGGTAGTCATTGGTAGCCTGCATGGCCATACCGGTATTAGGCTTACGGTTGTGATCATTATCATCCAGTGCCGTACAAGCATAGATCTTATCTATACGGCCTCCCTCATCCGCCACCTTAGCGGTCATATGCTGGTGTATTTCTTTCAGGTCTTCCAGGCTCATGATCCCTTTGCCAACGCCTCGCTGGTTGGTCACCACAACAATACGCCCGAATATGTCATTTAATAAACGGAGGGATTTCAGGCTACCCTTGTAAAACTTGAATTCTTCAACAGATGTTATGTAAGACCCTACATTTTCCTCATTGATCACCCCATCGCGGTCTAAAAACAATGTCCAGCTGTTGTCTATTTGTCCCTGGAAATTTTGCTCGTTCGTCATGTCATATCCTTTTAGCTAGTCAAAAAAACCATCTTCTACCAATTGGCAAATAATATGGCCTATCATTATATGCGATTCCTGTATTCTAGGCGTGTCACTGCTTGGCACTTTTATTATCAGGTCGCAAAGGCCGTTCATTTTGCCCCCGCCCTCACCTGTAAACCCTACAGTAATCATACCAATCTCCCGCGCGGTTTGTAAAGCGTTTGTAATATTAACAGAGTTGCCCGAGGTACTCAGTGCTATTAATATGTCACCTTTCCTGCCTGTTCCTGCCACCATCCTGCTATATACCTGCTCATATCCATAGTCATTTGCTACCGCTGTCAGGTACGATGTATTGCAGTGCAAAGCCTCAGATGGCAGCGGTTTCCTGTCCTTATAGAACCTCCCGCTGAATTCTGCTGCCAAATGCTGGGCATCTGCTGCGCTACCTCCATTACCACAAAACAAGACCTTATTACCATTTTTAAACGCTGCTGTTATTAACGAAGTTATTTCGTCAATAGTTTTTAACAGCCCGTTATCATTTAAAACCTTGCTTTTAACATCTATTGATGCCGCAACAATTGATCTTATCTTGTCTTGCATATACCTAAAAATACAACAACGCACCTATTGCTAAGTGCGTTGTGTGGAAAAATTGAAATTCTGTGGATATTTATATATACATTATATAACCAGCATAGCATCGCCATAA encodes the following:
- a CDS encoding TPM domain-containing protein — translated: MLRYLSILFILLLSHIAFAGDGDFPKQPNPPRLVNDFAGMMSPGEAQQLEAKLEDYAKTSSTQITVVTIKNLGGYDVAQYATELGQRWGVGQKGKDNGVVILASKEDRKVNISSGYGLEGALTDIICGRIIRNEIVPQFKQGDFYGGFNKAADAIILATKGEYKAEVDYNHGKEKVPPLVTILFIIIIVIIVFAISKGGGGNNRGGGYMSGRGYGDIATGMLLGELLGGGRHRGGGFGGGFGGGRSGGGFGGFGGGGFGGGGASGSW
- the rplQ gene encoding 50S ribosomal protein L17 is translated as MRHGDKVNNLGRKKAHRVALMQNLTSQLIEHKRIVTTLAKAKALRVYAEPIITRSKVDSMHNRRVVFGHLQDKEAVKELFGVIGDKVANRPGGYTRIIKLPRRMGDAADMAMIELVDFNEIYKKGADDAAKKTRRSRRSSAKKAAPAAAPAETVAEEPKAEAVVEETPAVEEAPVQEENNEENKEA
- a CDS encoding DNA-directed RNA polymerase subunit alpha is translated as MAILNFQKPDKIVLQKATDFEAQFEFRPLEPGYGVTIGNALRRVLLSSLEGYAITGIKLAGADHEFATIKGVLEDVTEIILNLKQVRLKKSVEDDIATDRVELNIKGQDTFTAGMIGEALPNFEVMNPELVICSMEPSINFQIELQIGKGRGYVPAEENRMEDAPLGYIAIDSIYTPIKNVKYTIENTRVEQRTDFEKLIMEVVTDGTIHPEEAVKEASRILIQHLMIITDENISLDTKREEKEAVVDEETLQVRKTLNTPLEDLELSVRAFNCLKAAKINSLSELVQYTQEELMKFRNFGQKSLSEIEQVLGERGLHFGMDISKYVRSSD
- the rpsD gene encoding 30S ribosomal protein S4 produces the protein MARYTGPKNRICRIFGEPILGSGKSLDKNSFPPGQHGNSRKRKSASEYSIQLKEKQKAKYTYGVLEKQFRNIYTEANRLKGATSENLIKLLESRLDNTVYRMGIAPTRPAARQLVSHKHIMVNGNIVNIPSYRLKPGDVIEVKPKSRVNTDLMAQVGSKNPKINWVDFDEKQFKGTYLAHPERESVPENIKEQLIVELYSK
- the rpsK gene encoding 30S ribosomal protein S11, with amino-acid sequence MAKAQSTQKGAKVAAKKRVVKVDAHGDVHVNATFNNIIISITNKSGQVISWSSAGKMGFRGSKKNTPYAAQMAAQDCAKVAIDAGMKRADVIVKGPGSGREGAIRSIANSGIEVVSIKDVTPLPHNGCRPPKKRRV
- the rpsM gene encoding 30S ribosomal protein S13, with the translated sequence MARIAGIDLPKNKRGEIALTYIYGIGRSTAQYILDKAEIDYDKKAAEWNDDEQAAIRNIITGEFKVEGQLRSEVQMNIKRLMDIACYRGLRHRKGLPLRGQRTRTNSRTRKGKRKTVAGKKKAPKK
- the rpmJ gene encoding 50S ribosomal protein L36; translation: MKVRASIKKRSADCKIVRRKGRLYIINKKNPRFKQRQG
- the infA gene encoding translation initiation factor IF-1, with amino-acid sequence MAKQSLIKQDGVIVEALSNAMFRVRLENEHEILATISGKMRMHYIRILPGDKVGVEMSPYDLSRGRIIYRYK
- a CDS encoding HAD family hydrolase; protein product: MTNEQNFQGQIDNSWTLFLDRDGVINEENVGSYITSVEEFKFYKGSLKSLRLLNDIFGRIVVVTNQRGVGKGIMSLEDLKEIHQHMTAKVADEGGRIDKIYACTALDDNDHNRKPNTGMAMQATNDYPEIDLKRSIMVGNNLSDMEFGKKAGMRTVFLTSTHKAYDLPHDLIDEQFPSLHHWAVSLTVEPVG
- a CDS encoding D-sedoheptulose 7-phosphate isomerase gives rise to the protein MQDKIRSIVAASIDVKSKVLNDNGLLKTIDEITSLITAAFKNGNKVLFCGNGGSAADAQHLAAEFSGRFYKDRKPLPSEALHCNTSYLTAVANDYGYEQVYSRMVAGTGRKGDILIALSTSGNSVNITNALQTAREIGMITVGFTGEGGGKMNGLCDLIIKVPSSDTPRIQESHIMIGHIICQLVEDGFFD